In Streptomyces longhuiensis, the following proteins share a genomic window:
- a CDS encoding LVIVD repeat-containing protein encodes MTLLNESRTRRRRLGVAATAAGLLAALLMAGPAAATPDPGDAPAKAERLSKSVAADTRAAIANGDIPAQDEVVHSDNIEHLTNIPKDVLPGINSDLAFQGKYAFAGNYDGFRIFDISNPKAPKTVAQVLCPGSQNDISVSGNLLFLSTDSSRSDNSCASTTQPATEKSSWEGMKVFDISDKKNPKYVAAVETACGSHTHTLVPEKKNVYVYVSSYSPSATFPDCQPPHDGISVIKVPRKAPEKAAMVNFPVLFPGEGPDGGGNPGGPTNPGVSKTTGCHDITVLPSKDLAAGACMGDGILFSIKDPENPKVIDQVEDNTNFAFWHSATFNQKADKVVFTDELGGGGAATCNEAVGPNRGADGIYAIVGKGDHRKLVFKNYFKIPRHQADTENCVAHNGSLIPVKGKDIMVQAWYQGGVSVWDFTDSSKPKEIAYFERGPLTTDTLQVGGAWSAYYYNGYIYSNDIAKGFDVLKLSDRRTDPAERVRTGELNVQTQPDYFD; translated from the coding sequence GTGACCCTGTTGAACGAGTCCCGAACGCGCCGCAGACGCCTGGGAGTTGCCGCGACCGCGGCCGGGCTGCTGGCCGCCCTGCTCATGGCCGGTCCGGCGGCGGCGACCCCCGACCCGGGCGACGCGCCGGCCAAGGCCGAGCGGCTCTCGAAGAGCGTGGCGGCCGACACCCGGGCGGCGATCGCGAACGGCGACATACCCGCCCAGGACGAGGTCGTCCACTCCGACAACATCGAACATCTCACCAACATCCCCAAGGACGTGCTGCCCGGCATCAACTCGGACCTCGCGTTCCAGGGCAAGTACGCCTTCGCGGGCAACTACGACGGCTTCCGCATCTTCGACATCAGCAACCCGAAGGCCCCGAAGACCGTCGCGCAGGTCCTGTGCCCGGGATCGCAGAACGACATCTCCGTCTCCGGGAACCTGCTCTTCCTGTCGACCGACTCGTCGCGCAGCGACAACTCCTGTGCCAGCACCACCCAGCCCGCCACGGAGAAGTCCTCCTGGGAGGGCATGAAGGTCTTCGACATCAGCGACAAGAAGAACCCGAAGTACGTCGCAGCCGTCGAGACCGCCTGTGGCTCGCACACGCACACGCTGGTACCGGAGAAGAAGAACGTCTACGTGTACGTCTCGTCGTACTCGCCGAGCGCGACGTTCCCGGACTGCCAGCCGCCGCACGACGGGATCTCCGTCATCAAGGTGCCGCGCAAGGCGCCCGAGAAGGCCGCGATGGTCAACTTCCCCGTCCTGTTCCCCGGTGAGGGACCCGACGGTGGCGGCAACCCGGGTGGGCCCACCAACCCGGGCGTCTCCAAGACCACCGGCTGCCACGACATCACGGTCCTGCCCTCGAAGGACCTGGCCGCCGGCGCCTGCATGGGCGACGGCATCCTGTTCTCCATCAAGGACCCCGAGAACCCGAAGGTCATCGACCAGGTCGAGGACAACACCAACTTCGCGTTCTGGCACTCGGCGACGTTCAACCAGAAGGCCGACAAGGTCGTCTTCACGGACGAGCTGGGCGGCGGCGGGGCGGCCACCTGCAACGAGGCCGTCGGGCCGAACCGCGGCGCCGACGGCATCTACGCCATCGTCGGCAAGGGTGACCACCGCAAGCTGGTCTTCAAGAACTACTTCAAGATCCCCCGCCACCAGGCGGACACCGAGAACTGCGTGGCGCACAACGGCTCGCTGATCCCCGTCAAGGGCAAGGACATCATGGTCCAGGCCTGGTACCAGGGCGGCGTCTCGGTCTGGGACTTCACCGATTCCTCGAAGCCCAAGGAGATCGCCTACTTCGAGCGCGGTCCGCTCACCACGGACACCCTCCAGGTGGGCGGTGCCTGGTCCGCGTACTACTACAACGGCTACATCTACTCGAACGACATCGCCAAGGGCTTCGACGTCCTGAAGCTCAGCGACCGGCGCACCGACCCGGCCGAGCGGGTCCGCACGGGCGAGCTGAACGTCCAGACGCAGCCGGACTACTTCGACTGA
- a CDS encoding TetR/AcrR family transcriptional regulator produces the protein MSPRSASVNEELRRRSRERLLQATVELVGERGYDATTLGDIADRAGSARGLVSYYFPGKRHLLQSAVHRLMHRTLEAALEREPHTEDGPERLARAVDAILGLAVDHPVLMRTHMAGILQAEGFVQCPEQQRLAELLRDTVMRNGSLSVERDYPLLRSQLMGAVFAALVPGAPMPLTTLRAELFARYGLAWELGTPPDDAAPGGRSPGSAPDFSQYFEPGGPGSRSNGSQSK, from the coding sequence ATGTCCCCGCGCAGCGCATCGGTCAACGAGGAATTGCGACGGCGATCCCGCGAGCGGCTCCTGCAGGCGACGGTCGAGCTCGTCGGGGAGCGCGGGTACGACGCGACGACACTCGGCGACATCGCGGACCGCGCGGGTTCGGCGCGGGGCCTGGTGTCGTACTACTTCCCCGGCAAGCGGCACCTGCTCCAGTCCGCGGTGCACCGGCTGATGCACCGGACGCTGGAGGCGGCCCTGGAGCGCGAGCCGCACACCGAGGACGGGCCGGAGCGGCTGGCGCGGGCCGTCGACGCGATCCTCGGTCTGGCCGTCGACCACCCCGTCCTCATGCGGACACACATGGCGGGGATCCTCCAGGCCGAAGGCTTCGTGCAGTGCCCCGAGCAGCAGCGGCTCGCCGAGCTGCTGCGCGACACCGTCATGCGGAACGGCTCGCTCAGCGTCGAGCGCGACTATCCGCTGCTGCGCTCCCAGCTGATGGGGGCGGTGTTCGCGGCGCTGGTCCCGGGGGCGCCGATGCCTCTGACGACGCTTCGGGCGGAGCTGTTCGCCCGGTACGGGCTCGCGTGGGAGCTCGGAACCCCGCCGGACGACGCGGCGCCCGGCGGGAGAAGCCCGGGGAGTGCCCCGGACTTCTCCCAGTACTTCGAGCCCGGAGGTCCCGGGTCCCGGTCGAACGGTTCTCAGTCGAAGTAG
- a CDS encoding GNAT family N-acetyltransferase has protein sequence MPQLIAPDVRVHASFLAAMDEARAEGHGGPDDDSTAGLSLRAYGDTWQDPAVFAQYVARMRLTHGPRSILQYDVECTTLWYVDGDTYLGRLAIRHRLTEAWLRDGHIGYDVRPGARGRGHATAMLRAALPLAARLGVDPALITCDTDNAASRRVIEACGGVRDDAGEDDGVLRYWAPTGAGSHTARTLPTVGKG, from the coding sequence ATGCCGCAGCTGATCGCTCCCGACGTCCGCGTCCACGCCTCCTTCCTCGCCGCCATGGACGAGGCCCGCGCCGAGGGCCACGGCGGACCCGACGACGACTCCACCGCGGGGCTCAGCCTGCGCGCGTACGGAGACACCTGGCAGGACCCGGCGGTCTTCGCGCAGTACGTCGCCCGCATGCGACTCACCCACGGACCGCGCAGCATCCTGCAGTACGACGTCGAGTGCACGACCCTCTGGTACGTCGACGGGGACACCTACCTCGGCCGCCTCGCGATCCGCCACCGCCTCACCGAGGCCTGGCTGCGCGACGGGCACATCGGCTACGACGTACGGCCCGGCGCCCGCGGCCGCGGACACGCCACCGCGATGCTCCGCGCCGCTCTCCCGCTCGCCGCGCGTCTGGGCGTCGACCCGGCGCTGATCACCTGCGACACCGACAACGCCGCCTCCCGCCGCGTCATCGAGGCCTGCGGCGGAGTACGGGACGACGCGGGCGAGGACGACGGAGTGCTGCGCTACTGGGCGCCCACCGGAGCCGGATCGCACACCGCGCGAACCCTCCCTACAGTGGGCAAGGGGTGA
- a CDS encoding DUF305 domain-containing protein: MKVVLPLTVAVAALVLGGCDTAPDGGGADANSRAQPGPSVIAPGKPGEGAETLSAEDARKRKPDDSPNSADFSYAQMMITHHTQALQMTELAPKRAESGQVKRLAERIAAAQGPEVGAMEGWLNSHGRERESGGHHGHEAMPGMATEAQLKTLRAAHGAAFDELFLKLMITHHTGAVTMATDVLSEGNNVQVEEMANDVIAQQTAEIGRMRKMS, encoded by the coding sequence ATGAAAGTTGTTCTGCCGTTGACGGTCGCGGTCGCCGCGCTCGTGCTCGGCGGCTGTGACACGGCGCCGGACGGCGGGGGCGCCGACGCCAACTCCCGTGCGCAGCCCGGGCCTTCGGTGATCGCGCCGGGCAAGCCGGGCGAGGGCGCCGAGACGCTGTCGGCCGAGGACGCGCGGAAGCGCAAGCCGGACGACAGTCCCAACTCGGCCGACTTCAGCTACGCGCAGATGATGATCACGCATCACACGCAGGCCCTCCAGATGACCGAACTCGCCCCGAAGCGGGCCGAGTCGGGCCAGGTCAAGCGCCTCGCGGAGCGCATCGCCGCGGCGCAGGGCCCGGAGGTCGGGGCCATGGAGGGCTGGCTCAACTCCCACGGCAGGGAGCGCGAGAGCGGCGGGCACCACGGGCACGAGGCGATGCCGGGGATGGCGACCGAGGCACAGCTGAAGACGTTGCGCGCGGCGCACGGCGCCGCCTTCGACGAGCTCTTCCTGAAGCTGATGATCACGCATCACACCGGGGCGGTGACCATGGCGACGGACGTGCTGTCCGAGGGGAACAACGTCCAGGTCGAGGAGATGGCGAACGACGTGATCGCGCAGCAGACGGCCGAGATCGGACGCATGCGGAAGATGTCGTGA